The nucleotide sequence CCGCCTCCTCCtcttgctgctgctgttgttgttgttgctgctgctgctgcagcGAGCGGCACAGTTCGTCGGCCGACTTCAGCTTCTGCCTGAGCTGCTCGTTGGTCAGCTCGCATTGCTTGTACTTGAAAATGTTCTGCTCGTGTTCCAAGATGACGCCGTTGTAAGCCAGCTTGGTGGTGCGCAGGTCCGCCATCACCTGCTCGAATTTGCATTGCGTCTCTTCGAGCAGCTCGGCCAGCACGTCGTTGCGCGTCTTGGCCTCCTCCAGCAGCTGGTGCAGTCGCGAGCAGCACAGCTCGCACAGTTCGAAATGCTCGCACACctccttcaatttcagcgaaacgAATTTGTCCAGCTTGTTGGTTTTCGCCAAATGTTTGCACAGCTCGCGCAGATCTTTACGCACCACCTCGACCGTGTCGCGGTATTTCTTCGTATCCACGCAGTTTTCCAAATTTATCTTGTTCAGCAAATTACGCAGCCTGGTTTTTTCGCTCAACTTTTCCATCTGCGGAAtagaaaaaacgaataaatgaataaaaacaatcGACATCGGCAACTCGAAGTAACATTACGAGTACAACTAGATcgtaaatgtacgagtatttatatgtacatatatgtatatgtactaGAGGGCGTACTAACGTCCGTTTTTTTATCAGCCGCCGTCGATAAACGGTGTGAATTTGATTGCGACGCTGGCGATcgtaaaaattccaattctcgGCGCAAAGATTCGTTGATACTTTCCAAATTATGAATTCTTTTTTGCATCTGTCTGATATCGGCGACGTCCGGATATTTCTGGCCTGTATACGTAAAACAAAAGAAACGAGAACCAGTAAGTAGGTAGAAATACATATCCGCGAGTATCCTATCTCATCTGCTAAATAAAGATTCGTTGTAATAacaacttaggtaggtacctacccggTGTGTAGGAAGACGCGTCCGAATCGGAGTTTGAACGGTGCGTGGCCGCCACCGCTGCCGCCGAACGTTGTCGCTTCGAGTAGACTTTGGACGCGGAATTGGTCAAGCCGATTCTGGCAGCCGAAACGTTTCTGTCCGGTTCGGACCACGTTTCCGATTCCGAATCGAAGTCGCCTACTTTGGGAGGAGCTTCGTCCAGGCTGACGATGGCCGAAGACGCGGTCACCGAATTCTGCATTTCATTGGCCGGCGTTAAAGCGGAGCCCGATGTCGGCGCCGGTGCCAACAAATGGTCGCCGTCGTTgtcgtcgccgtcgtcgtcgtcgtcgttgccaTTTTCGTTCGCCAGTTTGTGGACGCCGGCGTTGCTGAAGACTAATTCGTTGCCCGGCTCCAGACGATGCACAAACGAAATGGATCTTCGGACcacgtcgacgtcgacgtcgttgACGCGCAAATCCTCCGAATCTTCGGTCGATGCGAAATCGGGAGAGGCGCTGCGACGCAGCGGCGGCGGACGGCGGACGGCCGCGACAGCGTCGTAATCGTCGTCGCCGCCGCTGAAACTCAAATTGATTTCCGAACAATCCGGCAATATGGGCACGCTCGAGTCGACCGTCGAATCGCCGAATTTCAAGGCCGCTGTCGCGGAGGCGCCCATGGTGGTGGACGGCGTAGCGTAGCTGTTGTTGGTGTTGTTGTAGTAGGTGCGGGAAAAGGATTTGGAAATTTCGCGGCTCTTCTCGATGGCCTGCTTGAGAAGTTGTCGTTTCTTGGCGTTGATGCCGGACGCGTCGTGCGCCAGCAGCGATTCCAAGAAGCAGGCCAACTCTTCCAGACGGCTGGTGAGCAGCGCGCAAGCGTTGAACGCCTCTCGGCGCGCTTTCTCCGCTTCCTCGAAGTCGTCCTTACGTTTGACGCACTCGAGCCGCAAATTGTGGACGAGCGCGCTTTGGCATCCGCGCTCTTCGTCGCTGACGGCCACTTTGCTCTCCAGCTGGTTTATTTTATCCAGCAACGCTTTCTTCTCGTCCAGACAGCCGCGCAAGTGCTCTTTCAGCAGCTTAACGTCGTCCGACATGGACGATACGTTTTCTTTGTCGTCCATCTTGTAATTTCTCAGCGAGCACGGCTGCAATTCGCGCATCGCGTGACCGTAGCCGCCAGACGaggcgccgccgccgccgccaccgccaccgccagcTACGGCGCGATTATCGTTGCTggtgccgccgccgccgccgccgccgccagtCGTCAACTGTTTTCGCAAAAGatcgttttcttttttacgTTTGTCGcccattttattcaatttctcgATTTCGCGATTCTTATCCCACAGCTCTTTGTTGACCAGTTCTTGTAAATTGAACGTGCGCTTCTTCAGTTCGTTTTTCAACTGTTTGATCAACTCGTCCCGCTGTACGAGTACCGTTGTCAATTCGTTTTCGCCCAAATTAGCGTACTTTTCACATTCTCCGCCGTCGTTTTCCGACTGCGAAGCGCCGCTGCCTTTTTCGTATTCGTCctgtttggaaaaaacaaaaacaaaaacaaaacataagacacgataggtaattaggtatacgTTTTTAGTCGTTTACGTTTTACGTTAGGTATGCGCGCTAGATCAATCAGGCGTGTTTACCATGTAAGCTGCAAGCACGAGCTATAAATTTATCCGAATGTCGAAATTTTACGACGCGACGCGCGACCCGCAACGAATAAAAACTATCGAAACTCGAAAACACGATTGGCCGGTATTCGGCGGTACTCGCAGCCTTCGGTAATGTTAACGCGATGTAATCGACGGCGCGGCACGACGACCAAATAAACACCTCCGGTAGCGCTgctattttttcatatttttctcctTATCCACGACTAACGCTGCAAAACATTTACAGATTTCAAAATGATCTTCGCACACGTTCCGAGAACCATCAAAAATAGCGTATACATAATATATACgtacgcacgcacgcacgcacgcacgcacgcacgcacgcgtATTTTTATGGTGTCCCTACCTAGTTCCGTAACTGCCTACTGCCTACTGCCTACCAAACTCAGATGGAAAACCATTCTCATCGCGTCGTCAGAAAAACGTAATGTACGAGTAAGATAAATTGCCTATGTAGTTTGCCGTGAATACGTACCGAAGATACGTAATATTcgtattttcaagaaatgatgggaaataagttgcctaaccagtttgccgtaaatactggtacctctacctacgtgtATTGTCATCTCGTGTTAACAGGGTACTGTACCTATTGTGTACGTGTACCTCTACCTGCACAGTACACGCTACACAAGTATACTCgtacagggtgcgcaaaaatatcgtgaaccccgaagcaaacttttcattaaaaataaacgcGTATGGTTATCATCTCAGTCTAACGACCAATCgtgcgctatcattattactcgtatcattcgCTGAGATCAATCGAAATAttcagcagaaaacttttttaggggttcacgatatttctgcaCACCCTGTACATGTGTACACGAAGGTAGGTCGGATTCGGGAAATTGTCCGTGAAtcaggtagaggtacctacgtactttaCTTACCTCTACTGCTACAACTACCCgcaatacatacatatatgtgggataggtaggtacaggtagttaGTTAGATACATTTGACATGGAGAGATTGTGTAACACCCTTCCTTCGTTTCTTTCCTGCCGTCGGCTCCCTCACTCCCTCCTACTTTTCCTCgctttcgaaatgaaaatttttccaagtacgagtacaaatgtaagtaggtagtaggtacgagtaaatttaaaatttcgcgcATTTGGAACCGTAGGAACTAGAATGAGCATTGTTCTTCTTCGGAAtgcgagtaatttttaaatttttgcgcTCGTTCAGCTGCGAACATGTTCCAGGACGCGATCGCGATCGCGATCgcgatttattttttctcctctcgCCATACTTTGCTGCTCCTACTCGGAGAACTGGGACACGTTTACTCCGAGTGTAGTTCTCAGTTCTCACTGTAGACTGCTAATCGGATGTGAAAATGGCCGGATCGTTTTGAAGAATGCTTACGTGTACTCGcggtaatttgaatttcaccGAAACTCGTTCTACTCGGCTTGTTGgtggaattttcttcaaaacgaTACGCGCGCCGAGTTACCAAAAGTGTAACCTACTCGTAGTTAGACGTTAGAGCCTCCGATTCACCGATTGTTGCCATTGCCGCGGTAGTACCAAcctcatattttttgaaatttcgcagTCCTCGCCCGCCCACCGTGAACCCGTCCCCGAGTGCGCGAAAAAAGACACTACACATACGCTAATCTGATGACTAAATAATTTATTACGGATGTCCGTTGTTCCGTTTGATGACATAATATTAGatagaaaataataattataatgacgacgacgatgatgatgacgataaTACATATATAGTAATAATACAAGCGATTGTACGTGCGTACGCGTAGcaataatatgtatgtagttgtagTAGCGTGATAACGCGACAAGTTCGCGTAAATGCGTCGTCGTAATATATGTATAAGTAATACGTAAGTAGCTAAAGTAACGATAACGTAACGTGTTGTATcgtgtcgcgtcgcgtcgcgtcacgTTACGTAATCGAGTCAATAAAGCGTCAAGATTTTGGAAGCAAACAGCGGTTGGTGGGTGGTGGGTGATGGGGTGTTTCGGCATAAAAGCCGCAAGCGAgcggtgaaaatttcaagagaaGCGAAGTGAAGCGAAGCGAGTTTTCTAATCGTTTACCTCTGAagtgccgccgccgccgccgccgccggcGCCTGCGGCTGCCGGAGATCGTAAATTTAGCGTCGGCGTCTTCTTTAATTTCTTCTCGTTGGCGCAATGCGCGCAAGCTGAGCACTGTTCGTAAAACTGCAACAAGTCTTCTTTGACTTTGCGTAATCTgccgttgatttttttgttttcgattagtAACCTTTGTACGATGACGGCGGTgcttttatcatttttcgacGATCCATTTTGTTCGGCACTCTGTTACAATCAACCAACCAACCAATAATGAGAACCGATTCGCtaattgtactcgtactcgtattcgcAATGTAGGACATACTCGAGTCGAGTCGTATACTTGataaatgtactcgtactcgtagtactCGCTaccctacctatctacctacaatGCGGTGTGTGTCTACTGTTCCAATCAGCGCGGTGGAACCCGCTACGCACACTCGCACAGCCAAGTAGAttactacgtagtacgtagacgtacagggtgtccagaaatatcgagtacccctaagaaagtttttcattaaaaatagtaTATGTaagttggcaacgtgaaatactcgtagatgCGTATtgttggtggaatgttatctctcccgGCCggccaacaaccaatcatgcgctatcattattactcgtactcgtatcattcactgtgaccaaccaaagtacatatttagcagaaaacttttttaggggtactcgatatttctgggcacccagtatgtatgtatagtaggtaggtagccgGTAGGTGCACTGGTAAATACAAGTAGATTATATGATATGTATTATGTAACTTACGCAAGTTAACGCTGACCGCAAGCTTTCATTTTCCTGCTCAACCTTTGCAAGTTTTTCGGTCAATTctactttttgtttttcctaCAAACGAAAATGAAATGTTGTAAGTAGGCCTACTCGTAAGGTACCAAGgtacctatgtacgagtatgtaattgtaggtaaggtatataagtaggtaggtaggtagaggtactcgccATTTTCTGCAATATATCATCGCGTTTGGTACAGTTGTCGATGTACAGTTCGCGTTCTTTATGTAGGGCGCTCAGTTCTCTGTTCAATTCGGCTATTTCTTTGTTggacaaattgatttttctctgCAGACTGAAAACGGTTTGTTCTAGTTGGTCGTTGTTGGCTTTCACGCTTTCCAATTCCATATTTAGCTGACTCAActagaagcaaaaaaaaacacacacaaacatTACATACTTTACGTGAATTGGCTATagtgtaagtacatacatataggtacatactactcGTAACTACTACTAAGTAGTAAGTACTCGTAGGCAGTCGTATCCTACATCACATACATTTATatcgtacatatgtacatagatGTACGTGAGTAGACGACACGACACGACACTAACGTACGTggcgatatactcgtatgtaatgtGCCCGTACTTGTACATTGTACGATGTACGCACTACGCACTTACGCAGTGCATACAAGTAGCAATAACGAAAGTGCCTCGTCGACCatactacgactacgactacgactacgagtaatTACCAcagtatgtacgagtagtagCAATAGCAACCCTTATACATGTATGTAAATACGAGCTAAGTATAAGTATTAGTATAATAATGAGATGTGTTACGTTATAGTACTAAATGAGTAGGTACGCGTACCTGAGATTCTAATTCTGCGATTCGTTTATGCGACAAGGTGGTTTTACTGAAAGTGGTGGAAAGCGAAGACGCATCGACTGAATCGCCGCCAGACATGAACATGGCGGTACTGTGTAAGCCAAATTTCGGATCACTTAGCTTCATTTCTTCTACTTCCTGCGCAAACGACACAGCACAATGAAGCTGATTcgttcaaaatacgagtatcgaGTAATGCCCATCGGCTATATTAACACCCGTACGCCTacatctacctacatatataggactaggtacgtacgtactgcgtgtacgtactacgtatataCTATATATGTAGTACTCGTACAATATACGATGTTGAACGCGATGTATATTTATGTACGTTGTTGCAAGTTTGTAGGCACCTACAGGTATGTACAATTATACATTGTATAGACTAGAGAGGTAGTTGTACTCGTACTACTCGCATTGTACTCGTacccgaagaaaaaaaagttttcactttGGAAATGACGATTATTAATAGCGACGAAAACGAAAACGCAAACGCaaaatgtcgaaatttcaattgcGAGCGAAGCATTTTCTCCATaattatatgtactcgtacgatgCAAAGATGGATGGCATGCGTGCACTTGGGGCCGGAATCTATTGGTCACCCAGCGGGCCAACACAGTACATCGCATCGCCCAAGCCATAGCCAGAGACTCTTTTTGATTGGTGCGGTGCGATGCGATGATGGGTACTCGATTGAGACCAATTTGGGTATGTTTGCGTTTGCGATAGAAAAACTGCTTGGTTAGGTGTGCAGCTGCAGGGCCGCAAGGCCGCAGCGATGCTCGTTGACTTGAGGGATTTTTCGGAGCGTACTTAGGTCTACAGACACACAGGCCATTTTAtaagtacgtacgtacgtaagtaagtaagtaagtaagtacctttTCGAGCTGTTGGATTTTCTCGGCGTATAACTTTTCCTTGTCCTGAAATTCGTACAGcgttttctctttttcttcgcGCAAATACAGCGTCACCTTTTGCGCTTTGAGCAGTAGCTCGTCTTTTTCGTCCAGAtctttcttcaacttttcaaactCGGTCTACGCCAaccacaaaaaacaaaacaaaacaaaacaaaacaatcaACATTATATTTGTGAATGCTCGCACAATGCGTAGTctcttttgacttttttattatcattttttttttttcgttc is from Planococcus citri chromosome 1, ihPlaCitr1.1, whole genome shotgun sequence and encodes:
- the LOC135841088 gene encoding uncharacterized protein LOC135841088 isoform X2 — encoded protein: MSHRKDAENPSMADITESSSSDGSPASIAPSGGDVTLDKDVDNKTLKQSLYDLKLRIYYMEQKNKYLEDDDGGDIYQKYVDLQTEFEKLKKDLDEKDELLLKAQKVTLYLREEKEKTLYEFQDKEKLYAEKIQQLEKEVEEMKLSDPKFGLHSTAMFMSGGDSVDASSLSTTFSKTTLSHKRIAELESQLSQLNMELESVKANNDQLEQTVFSLQRKINLSNKEIAELNRELSALHKERELYIDNCTKRDDILQKMEKQKVELTEKLAKVEQENESLRSALTCSAEQNGSSKNDKSTAVIVQRLLIENKKINGRLRKVKEDLLQFYEQCSACAHCANEKKLKKTPTLNLRSPAAAGAGGGGGGGTSEDEYEKGSGASQSENDGGECEKYANLGENELTTVLVQRDELIKQLKNELKKRTFNLQELVNKELWDKNREIEKLNKMGDKRKKENDLLRKQLTTGGGGGGGGTSNDNRAVAGGGGGGGGGASSGGYGHAMRELQPCSLRNYKMDDKENVSSMSDDVKLLKEHLRGCLDEKKALLDKINQLESKVAVSDEERGCQSALVHNLRLECVKRKDDFEEAEKARREAFNACALLTSRLEELACFLESLLAHDASGINAKKRQLLKQAIEKSREISKSFSRTYYNNTNNSYATPSTTMGASATAALKFGDSTVDSSVPILPDCSEINLSFSGGDDDYDAVAAVRRPPPLRRSASPDFASTEDSEDLRVNDVDVDVVRRSISFVHRLEPGNELVFSNAGVHKLANENGNDDDDDGDDNDGDHLLAPAPTSGSALTPANEMQNSVTASSAIVSLDEAPPKVGDFDSESETWSEPDRNVSAARIGLTNSASKVYSKRQRSAAAVAATHRSNSDSDASSYTPGQKYPDVADIRQMQKRIHNLESINESLRRELEFLRSPASQSNSHRLSTAADKKTDMEKLSEKTRLRNLLNKINLENCVDTKKYRDTVEVVRKDLRELCKHLAKTNKLDKFVSLKLKEVCEHFELCELCCSRLHQLLEEAKTRNDVLAELLEETQCKFEQVMADLRTTKLAYNGVILEHEQNIFKYKQCELTNEQLRQKLKSADELCRSLQQQQQQQQQQQQEEEAGRNKAAEPPIDDALEKASKRIAELESLVAANDTTNAELERCKRDLEQLGEANEKLLRGVQQLDAYTARIAEYEAQLDKYRENCRRLELELFEKDSMEKLCREQCAKLEEQLREQDTAHRSLKLAGQELREARAESQRLEEQVRRLSGELRDAENARLDRDRQLAAELRDERQRYAALLQQQRDRAERELADKAAVVEQLRQLVDASDQRTRKFENEIQLLRAMLDTCELEKRDFRAKIAAQVDEHETLKKEHEQKMKHLLGQIIAYRAEEESSLAAHRELVHQIEQAQNKKHLWKKSIRDWKDKYEQLKMEKQHVEHQLHARCDDRLGNPTPPQPQSQSPPPTTTTTTDHGDGQLVQSAAFANNNADVADFRLIKLNVERDWLAREAELRYQVDVATLTTSHVILEWTRLANEKLRLQRELHRRDKPLYVHHLETIKCQLEKRVKELESANHELESRLQRLQSSKITPSDFDLSSEEEDQPHQSASVATIRLSSAAKLFSSLNSPAAAAAATVAYSSFSLPSSPNRSKGASSPLLSSSVPSSPTRLKNDYFASAASDMDRVFGCQNDDSSDSYNTNKSTCVAVRKVSGSGGENSATSPDLGIDSDHGRNSTSFEFDSGNGCETNIRCEIINLEEENKRLKRELGQTKKELEETLGKLTTLNKNKKRMEKAIFKQIFETKHILKRARVNLEDGTATATPAAVAGDVDAAENNATATARVL
- the LOC135841088 gene encoding uncharacterized protein LOC135841088 isoform X4, with product MYKKLTTTSTSASKDAENPSMADITESSSSDGSPASIAPSGGDVTLDKDVDNKTLKQSLYDLKLRIYYMEQKNKYLEDDDGGDIYQKYVDLQTEFEKLKKDLDEKDELLLKAQKVTLYLREEKEKTLYEFQDKEKLYAEKIQQLEKEVEEMKLSDPKFGLHSTAMFMSGGDSVDASSLSTTFSKTTLSHKRIAELESQLSQLNMELESVKANNDQLEQTVFSLQRKINLSNKEIAELNRELSALHKERELYIDNCTKRDDILQKMEKQKVELTEKLAKVEQENESLRSALTCSAEQNGSSKNDKSTAVIVQRLLIENKKINGRLRKVKEDLLQFYEQCSACAHCANEKKLKKTPTLNLRSPAAAGAGGGGGGGTSEDEYEKGSGASQSENDGGECEKYANLGENELTTVLVQRDELIKQLKNELKKRTFNLQELVNKELWDKNREIEKLNKMGDKRKKENDLLRKQLTTGGGGGGGGTSNDNRAVAGGGGGGGGGASSGGYGHAMRELQPCSLRNYKMDDKENVSSMSDDVKLLKEHLRGCLDEKKALLDKINQLESKVAVSDEERGCQSALVHNLRLECVKRKDDFEEAEKARREAFNACALLTSRLEELACFLESLLAHDASGINAKKRQLLKQAIEKSREISKSFSRTYYNNTNNSYATPSTTMGASATAALKFGDSTVDSSVPILPDCSEINLSFSGGDDDYDAVAAVRRPPPLRRSASPDFASTEDSEDLRVNDVDVDVVRRSISFVHRLEPGNELVFSNAGVHKLANENGNDDDDDGDDNDGDHLLAPAPTSGSALTPANEMQNSVTASSAIVSLDEAPPKVGDFDSESETWSEPDRNVSAARIGLTNSASKVYSKRQRSAAAVAATHRSNSDSDASSYTPGQKYPDVADIRQMQKRIHNLESINESLRRELEFLRSPASQSNSHRLSTAADKKTDMEKLSEKTRLRNLLNKINLENCVDTKKYRDTVEVVRKDLRELCKHLAKTNKLDKFVSLKLKEVCEHFELCELCCSRLHQLLEEAKTRNDVLAELLEETQCKFEQVMADLRTTKLAYNGVILEHEQNIFKYKQCELTNEQLRQKLKSADELCRSLQQQQQQQQQQQQEEEAGRNKAAEPPIDDALEKASKRIAELESLVAANDTTNAELERCKRDLEQLGEANEKLLRGVQQLDAYTARIAEYEAQLDKYRENCRRLELELFEKDSMEKLCREQCAKLEEQLREQDTAHRSLKLAGQELREARAESQRLEEQVRRLSGELRDAENARLDRDRQLAAELRDERQRYAALLQQQRDRAERELADKAAVVEQLRQLVDASDQRTRKFENEIQLLRAMLDTCELEKRDFRAKIAAQVDEHETLKKEHEQKMKHLLGQIIAYRAEEESSLAAHRELVHQIEQAQNKKHLWKKSIRDWKDKYEQLKMEKQHVEHQLHARCDDRLGNPTPPQPQSQSPPPTTTTTTDHGDGQLVQSAAFANNNADVADFRVHHLETIKCQLEKRVKELESANHELESRLQRLQSSKITPSDFDLSSEEEDQPHQSASVATIRLSSAAKLFSSLNSPAAAAAATVAYSSFSLPSSPNRSKGASSPLLSSSVPSSPTRLKNDYFASAASDMDRVFGCQNDDSSDSYNTNKSTCVAVRKVSGSGGENSATSPDLGIDSDHGRNSTSFEFDSGNGCETNIRCEIINLEEENKRLKRELGQTKKELEETLGKLTTLNKNKKRMEKAIFKQIFETKHILKRARVNLEDGTATATPAAVAGDVDAAENNATATARVL
- the LOC135841088 gene encoding uncharacterized protein LOC135841088 isoform X5, whose protein sequence is MYKKLTTTSTSASKDAENPSMADITESSSSDGSPASIAPSGGDVTLDKDVDNKTLKQSLYDLKLRIYYMEQKNKYLEDDDGGDIYQKYVDLQTEFEKLKKDLDEKDELLLKAQKVTLYLREEKEKTLYEFQDKEKLYAEKIQQLEKEVEEMKLSDPKFGLHSTAMFMSGGDSVDASSLSTTFSKTTLSHKRIAELESQLSQLNMELESVKANNDQLEQTVFSLQRKINLSNKEIAELNRELSALHKERELYIDNCTKRDDILQKMEKQKVELTEKLAKVEQENESLRSALTCDEYEKGSGASQSENDGGECEKYANLGENELTTVLVQRDELIKQLKNELKKRTFNLQELVNKELWDKNREIEKLNKMGDKRKKENDLLRKQLTTGGGGGGGGTSNDNRAVAGGGGGGGGGASSGGYGHAMRELQPCSLRNYKMDDKENVSSMSDDVKLLKEHLRGCLDEKKALLDKINQLESKVAVSDEERGCQSALVHNLRLECVKRKDDFEEAEKARREAFNACALLTSRLEELACFLESLLAHDASGINAKKRQLLKQAIEKSREISKSFSRTYYNNTNNSYATPSTTMGASATAALKFGDSTVDSSVPILPDCSEINLSFSGGDDDYDAVAAVRRPPPLRRSASPDFASTEDSEDLRVNDVDVDVVRRSISFVHRLEPGNELVFSNAGVHKLANENGNDDDDDGDDNDGDHLLAPAPTSGSALTPANEMQNSVTASSAIVSLDEAPPKVGDFDSESETWSEPDRNVSAARIGLTNSASKVYSKRQRSAAAVAATHRSNSDSDASSYTPGQKYPDVADIRQMQKRIHNLESINESLRRELEFLRSPASQSNSHRLSTAADKKTDMEKLSEKTRLRNLLNKINLENCVDTKKYRDTVEVVRKDLRELCKHLAKTNKLDKFVSLKLKEVCEHFELCELCCSRLHQLLEEAKTRNDVLAELLEETQCKFEQVMADLRTTKLAYNGVILEHEQNIFKYKQCELTNEQLRQKLKSADELCRSLQQQQQQQQQQQQEEEAGRNKAAEPPIDDALEKASKRIAELESLVAANDTTNAELERCKRDLEQLGEANEKLLRGVQQLDAYTARIAEYEAQLDKYRENCRRLELELFEKDSMEKLCREQCAKLEEQLREQDTAHRSLKLAGQELREARAESQRLEEQVRRLSGELRDAENARLDRDRQLAAELRDERQRYAALLQQQRDRAERELADKAAVVEQLRQLVDASDQRTRKFENEIQLLRAMLDTCELEKRDFRAKIAAQVDEHETLKKEHEQKMKHLLGQIIAYRAEEESSLAAHRELVHQIEQAQNKKHLWKKSIRDWKDKYEQLKMEKQHVEHQLHARCDDRLGNPTPPQPQSQSPPPTTTTTTDHGDGQLVQSAAFANNNADVADFRLIKLNVERDWLAREAELRYQVDVATLTTSHVILEWTRLANEKLRLQRELHRRDKPLYVHHLETIKCQLEKRVKELESANHELESRLQRLQSSKITPSDFDLSSEEEDQPHQSASVATIRLSSAAKLFSSLNSPAAAAAATVAYSSFSLPSSPNRSKGASSPLLSSSVPSSPTRLKNDYFASAASDMDRVFGCQNDDSSDSYNTNKSTCVAVRKVSGSGGENSATSPDLGIDSDHGRNSTSFEFDSGNGCETNIRCEIINLEEENKRLKRELGQTKKELEETLGKLTTLNKNKKRMEKAIFKQIFETKHILKRARVNLEDGTATATPAAVAGDVDAAENNATATARVL
- the LOC135841088 gene encoding uncharacterized protein LOC135841088 isoform X1; translation: MYKKLTTTSTSASKDAENPSMADITESSSSDGSPASIAPSGGDVTLDKDVDNKTLKQSLYDLKLRIYYMEQKNKYLEDDDGGDIYQKYVDLQTEFEKLKKDLDEKDELLLKAQKVTLYLREEKEKTLYEFQDKEKLYAEKIQQLEKEVEEMKLSDPKFGLHSTAMFMSGGDSVDASSLSTTFSKTTLSHKRIAELESQLSQLNMELESVKANNDQLEQTVFSLQRKINLSNKEIAELNRELSALHKERELYIDNCTKRDDILQKMEKQKVELTEKLAKVEQENESLRSALTCSAEQNGSSKNDKSTAVIVQRLLIENKKINGRLRKVKEDLLQFYEQCSACAHCANEKKLKKTPTLNLRSPAAAGAGGGGGGGTSEDEYEKGSGASQSENDGGECEKYANLGENELTTVLVQRDELIKQLKNELKKRTFNLQELVNKELWDKNREIEKLNKMGDKRKKENDLLRKQLTTGGGGGGGGTSNDNRAVAGGGGGGGGGASSGGYGHAMRELQPCSLRNYKMDDKENVSSMSDDVKLLKEHLRGCLDEKKALLDKINQLESKVAVSDEERGCQSALVHNLRLECVKRKDDFEEAEKARREAFNACALLTSRLEELACFLESLLAHDASGINAKKRQLLKQAIEKSREISKSFSRTYYNNTNNSYATPSTTMGASATAALKFGDSTVDSSVPILPDCSEINLSFSGGDDDYDAVAAVRRPPPLRRSASPDFASTEDSEDLRVNDVDVDVVRRSISFVHRLEPGNELVFSNAGVHKLANENGNDDDDDGDDNDGDHLLAPAPTSGSALTPANEMQNSVTASSAIVSLDEAPPKVGDFDSESETWSEPDRNVSAARIGLTNSASKVYSKRQRSAAAVAATHRSNSDSDASSYTPGQKYPDVADIRQMQKRIHNLESINESLRRELEFLRSPASQSNSHRLSTAADKKTDMEKLSEKTRLRNLLNKINLENCVDTKKYRDTVEVVRKDLRELCKHLAKTNKLDKFVSLKLKEVCEHFELCELCCSRLHQLLEEAKTRNDVLAELLEETQCKFEQVMADLRTTKLAYNGVILEHEQNIFKYKQCELTNEQLRQKLKSADELCRSLQQQQQQQQQQQQEEEAGRNKAAEPPIDDALEKASKRIAELESLVAANDTTNAELERCKRDLEQLGEANEKLLRGVQQLDAYTARIAEYEAQLDKYRENCRRLELELFEKDSMEKLCREQCAKLEEQLREQDTAHRSLKLAGQELREARAESQRLEEQVRRLSGELRDAENARLDRDRQLAAELRDERQRYAALLQQQRDRAERELADKAAVVEQLRQLVDASDQRTRKFENEIQLLRAMLDTCELEKRDFRAKIAAQVDEHETLKKEHEQKMKHLLGQIIAYRAEEESSLAAHRELVHQIEQAQNKKHLWKKSIRDWKDKYEQLKMEKQHVEHQLHARCDDRLGNPTPPQPQSQSPPPTTTTTTDHGDGQLVQSAAFANNNADVADFRLIKLNVERDWLAREAELRYQVDVATLTTSHVILEWTRLANEKLRLQRELHRRDKPLYVHHLETIKCQLEKRVKELESANHELESRLQRLQSSKITPSDFDLSSEEEDQPHQSASVATIRLSSAAKLFSSLNSPAAAAAATVAYSSFSLPSSPNRSKGASSPLLSSSVPSSPTRLKNDYFASAASDMDRVFGCQNDDSSDSYNTNKSTCVAVRKVSGSGGENSATSPDLGIDSDHGRNSTSFEFDSGNGCETNIRCEIINLEEENKRLKRELGQTKKELEETLGKLTTLNKNKKRMEKAIFKQIFETKHILKRARVNLEDGTATATPAAVAGDVDAAENNATATARVL